A genomic region of Serratia fonticola contains the following coding sequences:
- a CDS encoding DMT family transporter, which produces MKTDVSLFTQKKFVWLCAAFCCLLWGSAYPAIKNGYEIFQIAPADLPGKIVFAGYRFVIAGGLLLIFAFLQGKPIGRLSRRQYSQLALLGLTQTTLQYVFFYIGLAFTTGVKGSIMNATGTFFSVLLAHFIYNNDRLSMNKMIGCVLGFAGVMVVNVNSQLMDFSFTWLGDGFVVIAAFILSASTLYGKRISQTVDPTIMTGWQLALGGVVLTLGGYLAGGRLTFHGWASVAILSYLALLSSVAFALWSLLLKYNRVGMVAPFNFLIPVSGAVLSAIFLQESILEWRYALALVLVCFGIWRVNVARKEKCEADVSR; this is translated from the coding sequence ATGAAGACTGACGTGTCGCTATTTACCCAGAAGAAATTCGTCTGGTTGTGTGCTGCTTTCTGTTGTCTGCTGTGGGGGAGTGCGTACCCGGCGATTAAGAACGGATATGAAATTTTTCAGATCGCTCCCGCCGATCTGCCCGGCAAGATCGTGTTTGCGGGCTATCGTTTCGTTATTGCCGGTGGGCTGCTTCTGATTTTCGCTTTCCTGCAGGGGAAGCCTATCGGGCGTTTGTCGCGCCGCCAGTACTCACAGCTGGCGCTGTTGGGCCTGACTCAGACCACGCTGCAATACGTCTTTTTCTATATTGGCCTCGCTTTCACCACCGGCGTTAAAGGCTCGATCATGAATGCTACCGGCACCTTCTTCAGCGTGTTGTTGGCACATTTTATTTATAACAACGACCGCCTTAGCATGAACAAAATGATCGGCTGCGTCCTGGGGTTCGCCGGGGTCATGGTGGTGAACGTTAACAGCCAGTTGATGGACTTCAGCTTTACCTGGTTGGGCGATGGGTTTGTGGTCATCGCTGCGTTTATCCTTTCGGCATCGACCCTGTATGGCAAACGCATTTCACAAACGGTTGATCCGACCATCATGACCGGTTGGCAATTGGCATTGGGGGGCGTGGTGCTCACGCTGGGCGGTTATTTGGCTGGGGGGAGGCTGACGTTTCACGGGTGGGCATCGGTGGCGATCCTGAGTTATCTGGCGCTGTTGTCGTCGGTTGCGTTTGCGCTGTGGAGCCTGCTGCTGAAATACAATCGCGTGGGTATGGTGGCCCCGTTTAATTTCCTGATCCCGGTTTCCGGCGCGGTATTGTCCGCAATTTTCCTGCAGGAAAGTATCCTGGAATGGCGCTATGCCCTGGCGTTGGTGCTGGTGTGCTTTGGTATCTGGCGAGTCAACGTGGCTCGCAAAGAAAAGTGCGAGGCTGATGTTTCGCGCTAG